In Myxococcus stipitatus, the following are encoded in one genomic region:
- a CDS encoding metallophosphoesterase, producing the protein MASSSESFCFAAVGDVHGRMNRMVSFLQSWSKRARRDLAFVLQVGDFEPHRDEADLATMSAPARHKHLGDFADYHQKRRHFPWPVYFIGGNHEPHGYLDTHPRGFQLTENCHYLGRVGVIDLRGLCVMGVSGIHDEASFQKPHPPLSLLGTISNKAFTYFHEEDIERAMSFGRADVLVVHDWPSGIIADEDREVLAQQRRSPDADAVGNEYARLLAEALHPKLVLCGHLHKSYRGALIHASGADSQVCCLASVEQGPEAFAVFQVSPLGIQEITHLGTQESP; encoded by the coding sequence ATGGCCTCCTCTTCCGAGAGCTTCTGCTTTGCCGCCGTGGGCGACGTGCATGGACGGATGAACCGGATGGTGTCCTTCCTCCAGTCCTGGTCGAAGCGCGCGCGCCGCGACCTGGCCTTCGTCCTCCAGGTGGGAGACTTCGAGCCCCACCGCGACGAAGCAGACCTCGCGACCATGTCCGCCCCGGCCCGTCACAAACACCTGGGCGACTTCGCGGACTACCACCAGAAGCGGCGTCACTTCCCCTGGCCCGTCTACTTCATCGGCGGCAATCACGAGCCTCACGGCTACCTGGACACCCACCCCCGAGGCTTCCAGCTCACCGAGAACTGCCACTACCTGGGGCGAGTGGGTGTCATCGACCTGCGTGGACTGTGTGTCATGGGCGTCTCCGGCATCCACGACGAGGCCAGCTTCCAGAAGCCCCATCCACCGCTGTCGCTCCTGGGCACTATCTCCAACAAGGCCTTCACGTACTTCCATGAAGAGGACATCGAGCGCGCCATGTCCTTCGGCCGCGCGGACGTGCTGGTCGTCCACGACTGGCCCTCCGGCATCATCGCGGATGAGGACCGCGAGGTCCTCGCCCAGCAACGCCGCAGCCCCGACGCGGATGCCGTGGGCAACGAGTACGCACGGCTCCTGGCCGAGGCGCTCCACCCCAAGCTCGTCCTCTGTGGCCACCTGCACAAGAGCTACCGAGGAGCCCTCATCCATGCCTCCGGCGCCGACTCCCAGGTGTGCTGCCTCGCCAGCGTCGAGCAGGGCCCCGAGGCCTTCGCGGTCTTCCAGGTCTCACCTCTCGGGATTCAGGAGATCACCCACCTGGGCACCCAGGAATCGCCCTGA
- a CDS encoding NUDIX hydrolase codes for MLLIHRDARPDDAHLGKYNGLGGKMERDEDVAACMRREIREEAGIECTRMVLRGTLSWPGFGKHGEDWLGFVFRIDAFEGTPLERNPEGTLSWVPLTDLPRLPMWDGDRHFLPLVFDEDPRVFHGVMPYSGGRALSWNYTRL; via the coding sequence GTGCTGCTCATCCACCGCGACGCGAGGCCGGACGACGCGCACCTGGGCAAGTACAACGGGTTGGGCGGGAAGATGGAGCGCGACGAGGACGTCGCGGCCTGCATGCGCCGCGAGATTCGTGAGGAGGCTGGCATCGAGTGCACGCGCATGGTGCTGCGCGGCACACTCTCCTGGCCGGGCTTTGGAAAACACGGCGAGGACTGGCTCGGCTTCGTGTTCCGTATCGATGCCTTCGAGGGGACTCCCCTCGAGCGCAACCCCGAGGGCACGTTGTCCTGGGTGCCCCTGACGGACTTGCCCCGGCTGCCCATGTGGGACGGGGACAGGCACTTCCTGCCGCTCGTCTTCGATGAGGACCCCCGCGTGTTCCACGGGGTGATGCCGTATTCCGGTGGGCGCGCGCTGAGCTGGAACTACACGCGGCTATGA
- a CDS encoding TonB family protein, whose protein sequence is MILNFDLPVLESERPAEPRVVPSARLFRMGEAAEREGLWVRWGWALVTAVVLHAGVVVAGLAMPARAQERAPAPEEPELVLLAFAPPPPAASSGSTQSSPVERSSRAARPRVARPVVEPRALVPVTPAQPQPKPEVIEPPVEKMVEEIPPATHDTPSPSDAVAAAPVDSGPAPAVVGGVAGGVVGGTQGGIVGATGVLGDAVGLGQVLRPPSVLKQPRPDYPRRARTEGIQGLVLVRIIVGTDGEVEAEHTRVLRSIPSLDAAAIEAVNRWRFTPAIGRQGKPVRVILELPVQFTLK, encoded by the coding sequence ATGATTCTCAATTTCGACCTTCCGGTGCTGGAGAGTGAGCGACCCGCTGAGCCGCGGGTGGTTCCGTCCGCGCGGCTCTTCCGCATGGGCGAGGCCGCGGAGCGGGAGGGACTCTGGGTGCGTTGGGGCTGGGCGCTGGTGACGGCGGTGGTGCTCCATGCGGGCGTCGTTGTCGCGGGGCTGGCGATGCCCGCGCGGGCCCAGGAGCGCGCACCGGCGCCGGAAGAGCCGGAGCTGGTGCTGCTTGCCTTCGCACCGCCGCCTCCCGCCGCGTCTTCGGGTTCGACCCAGTCATCACCGGTGGAGCGTTCGTCTCGTGCGGCCCGTCCCCGCGTGGCGCGCCCCGTGGTGGAGCCGCGGGCGTTGGTGCCGGTGACACCTGCTCAACCCCAGCCGAAGCCGGAGGTTATCGAGCCCCCGGTTGAAAAGATGGTGGAGGAGATTCCGCCGGCGACTCATGACACGCCGAGCCCCTCCGATGCCGTCGCGGCCGCGCCGGTCGATTCGGGTCCGGCGCCCGCCGTGGTGGGTGGTGTCGCGGGAGGCGTGGTGGGCGGGACCCAGGGCGGCATCGTCGGTGCCACGGGTGTGCTGGGTGATGCGGTGGGGCTGGGACAGGTGCTGCGTCCGCCATCCGTGCTGAAGCAGCCCAGGCCCGACTATCCGCGCCGTGCCCGGACCGAAGGCATCCAGGGGCTCGTGCTGGTTCGCATCATCGTCGGCACGGATGGCGAGGTGGAGGCCGAGCACACGCGGGTGCTGCGCTCCATCCCCTCGCTCGACGCCGCCGCCATCGAGGCCGTCAACCGGTGGCGCTTCACGCCGGCCATCGGACGCCAGGGCAAGCCCGTGCGCGTCATCCTCGAGCTTCCCGTTCAGTTCACCTTGAAGTGA
- a CDS encoding DEAD/DEAH box helicase, whose protein sequence is MTSAPPSAPPDATFESLGLKPQLVEALTSLGYEEPTPIQHASLPPLLAGKDLLGIAATGTGKTAAFALPLLHHLVPGEAGPHTTSALVLVPTRELAMQVSEAIHRYGQKLGATVLPLYGGQVIGQQLRVLKRGVDVVVATPGRALDHLRRGTLQLDNVQTVVLDEADEMLDMGFADDLEAILSETPEDRQTALFSATLPPRIASIAERHLRQPVRVRIAKEKVEPGELPRIRQTAYVVPRSFKIAALGRLLDVESPTAAIIFCRTRTEVDDLTVSLNGRGWRAHALHGGMTQEQRDRVIKQLKSHGTDLLVATDVAARGLDIPRLSHVVNFDVPNAPEAYVHRIGRTGRAGREGVAITLVEPREHRLLRNIEKVTGQRIQVATIPTVADLRAKRQELLRATLREVLVGGGLDAYRSVVEDLAGEFEALDIAAAAVKLLQDAQDEGRTKEEEEIPAVAPLQERKERPGRPGGPGGKPGRPERGGPRRPPQGSWDTTRLWIGAGRQAGMRPADLVGAIAGEAGLDSSRIGAIQITDGFSLVEVPEPDANRVIAALKAATIRGRKVLVRKDRG, encoded by the coding sequence GTGACTTCCGCACCGCCGTCTGCCCCCCCCGACGCCACCTTTGAATCCCTGGGACTCAAGCCCCAGCTCGTGGAGGCGCTCACGTCCCTCGGTTACGAGGAACCCACGCCCATTCAGCACGCGTCCCTCCCGCCCCTGCTCGCCGGGAAGGACCTGCTGGGTATCGCCGCCACCGGAACCGGCAAGACGGCCGCCTTCGCGCTCCCGCTCCTCCACCACCTGGTTCCAGGTGAGGCCGGGCCGCACACCACCTCCGCCCTGGTGTTGGTCCCCACGCGCGAGCTGGCCATGCAGGTCTCCGAGGCCATCCACCGCTACGGCCAGAAGCTGGGCGCCACCGTCCTCCCGCTCTACGGCGGCCAGGTCATCGGCCAGCAGCTTCGTGTCCTCAAGCGCGGCGTGGACGTCGTCGTCGCCACCCCGGGCCGCGCGCTGGACCACCTGCGCCGGGGCACGCTCCAGTTGGACAACGTGCAGACCGTCGTGCTCGACGAGGCCGACGAGATGCTCGACATGGGCTTCGCCGACGACCTCGAGGCCATCCTCTCCGAGACGCCCGAGGACCGGCAGACCGCCCTCTTCTCCGCGACCCTGCCCCCGCGCATCGCGAGCATCGCGGAGCGCCACCTGCGGCAGCCCGTGCGCGTGCGCATCGCCAAGGAGAAGGTGGAGCCCGGGGAGCTGCCGCGCATCCGGCAGACCGCCTACGTCGTTCCGCGTTCGTTCAAGATCGCCGCGCTGGGCCGGCTGCTCGACGTGGAGTCCCCCACCGCCGCCATCATCTTCTGCCGCACGCGCACGGAGGTGGATGACCTCACCGTCTCCCTCAACGGCCGAGGCTGGCGCGCCCACGCGCTCCACGGCGGCATGACGCAGGAGCAGCGAGACCGCGTCATCAAACAGCTCAAGTCCCACGGCACCGACCTGCTCGTCGCCACCGACGTGGCCGCGCGAGGCCTGGACATCCCCCGGCTCTCCCACGTGGTGAACTTCGACGTGCCCAACGCCCCGGAGGCGTATGTGCACCGCATCGGCCGCACCGGCCGCGCGGGCCGCGAGGGCGTGGCCATCACCCTGGTGGAGCCTCGCGAGCACCGGCTGCTGCGCAACATCGAGAAGGTGACGGGGCAGCGCATCCAGGTCGCCACCATCCCCACCGTGGCGGACCTCCGCGCCAAGCGGCAGGAGCTGCTGCGCGCCACCTTGCGCGAGGTGCTCGTCGGCGGCGGGCTGGATGCCTACCGGAGCGTCGTGGAGGACCTGGCCGGAGAGTTCGAGGCGCTCGACATCGCCGCCGCGGCCGTGAAGCTGCTCCAGGATGCCCAGGACGAGGGCCGCACCAAGGAGGAGGAAGAGATTCCCGCCGTCGCGCCTCTCCAGGAGCGCAAGGAGCGTCCGGGCCGCCCTGGGGGTCCTGGGGGCAAGCCGGGCCGCCCCGAGCGTGGAGGCCCCCGCCGTCCGCCGCAGGGCTCATGGGACACCACGCGCCTCTGGATTGGCGCGGGCCGGCAGGCCGGCATGCGTCCCGCGGATCTGGTGGGCGCCATCGCCGGAGAAGCCGGACTGGACTCCTCGCGCATCGGCGCCATCCAGATCACGGATGGCTTCTCTCTGGTGGAGGTCCCCGAGCCCGACGCCAACCGCGTCATCGCCGCGTTGAAGGCGGCGACGATTCGCGGCCGCAAGGTCCTCGTCCGCAAGGACCGGGGCTGA
- a CDS encoding TonB-dependent siderophore receptor, producing MSFSKSRSAGIRSSVGHVGGVRAALKPWGPAVGLVSALAAGGAVAQEPVAETPRAEAPVEAPAAAPATQESAPTESQQGTEGHFVLPTVEVQGETEGYQVRESSLPKVQKALVNTPQSVTVVPEAVMEEQRATTVRDALRNVSGITMSAGEGVRQGDSFMLRGFSAQNDVSRDGARDLGWFTRDTFNLEGVEAYFGPSSVLFGRGSAGGAINLVTKKPKRTSFQEVMISGGTAPTGRVDADINQVLSDDLQLRLNLMGQLSSTAGRDVVKDNRVGVAPSLRYKLAEHTTLEMDYMFQREDGVPDYGMPYFNGSPVTESLDVPRGNFYGVKSDKERVDAHVATARVTQGLGDSLQFTNTLRFGRVDRFASPTAPRGLTPAGTPTTIGRQRFQTETDNSYLANQAAVGGELKTGFLKHSANAGVELTWEKRSQGRFNLNAVGLPTGPNLPADLFDPDANPDLSAVSPVFSSSSVSVQRTLGLYVADQIELGPYVELLGSLRWDVFNTDYVSTAATGAKSRLQSSDHLLNWRAGVVVHPVEKVSVYGMYGTSASPSAELGTLAADTVSLEPEKNTIIEAGAKADLLEERLGVTAAVFRINKTDARVPNTNPEGPPQVLAGEQRVQGFNVGLSGTIVERWKVLANYTLMDSAIVEHTTPYMVGQRLPNTPRHSISLWTTYSPLKDFTLGGGAVYQDVTSVNNPTSAAAATNYVPNFWRFDAFASYAFGKALVQLNVYNLTDTLYYDQYYAGHAVPAEGVSGLLTARYRFD from the coding sequence ATGTCGTTCAGCAAGTCGCGTAGCGCGGGCATCCGGTCGAGCGTGGGGCATGTGGGTGGGGTTCGTGCGGCGCTGAAGCCGTGGGGGCCGGCGGTGGGGTTGGTGTCCGCGTTGGCGGCGGGTGGCGCGGTGGCGCAGGAGCCCGTGGCGGAGACGCCTCGCGCCGAGGCTCCGGTGGAGGCCCCGGCCGCTGCTCCTGCCACGCAGGAGTCCGCGCCGACGGAGTCGCAGCAGGGCACGGAAGGGCACTTCGTGCTGCCCACCGTGGAGGTGCAGGGCGAGACGGAGGGCTATCAGGTCCGTGAGAGCTCGCTGCCCAAGGTCCAGAAGGCGCTGGTGAATACGCCGCAATCGGTGACGGTGGTTCCCGAGGCGGTGATGGAGGAGCAGCGGGCGACGACGGTGCGAGACGCCCTGCGCAACGTCTCCGGCATCACCATGAGCGCTGGCGAAGGTGTCCGCCAGGGTGACTCGTTCATGCTGCGTGGCTTCTCCGCGCAGAACGACGTGTCTCGCGATGGCGCCCGTGATCTGGGCTGGTTCACGCGTGACACGTTCAACCTGGAGGGCGTGGAGGCGTACTTCGGTCCGTCCTCCGTGCTCTTCGGGCGTGGCTCCGCGGGCGGCGCCATCAACCTGGTGACGAAGAAGCCCAAGCGCACGTCCTTCCAGGAGGTGATGATCAGCGGTGGCACCGCGCCTACCGGCCGCGTGGACGCGGACATCAACCAGGTGCTGTCGGACGACCTCCAGCTCCGCCTGAACCTCATGGGCCAGCTGTCCTCGACGGCGGGCCGCGACGTGGTGAAGGACAACCGCGTGGGTGTGGCGCCGTCGCTTCGCTACAAGCTGGCGGAACACACCACGCTGGAGATGGACTACATGTTCCAGCGCGAAGACGGCGTGCCCGACTACGGCATGCCGTACTTCAACGGCAGCCCCGTCACCGAGTCGCTCGACGTGCCGCGTGGGAACTTCTACGGCGTGAAGTCCGACAAGGAGCGCGTGGACGCGCACGTCGCCACGGCCCGCGTCACCCAGGGGCTGGGCGATTCGCTCCAGTTCACCAACACGCTGCGCTTCGGTCGGGTGGACCGCTTCGCCAGCCCCACCGCGCCGCGCGGTCTCACGCCCGCTGGTACGCCGACGACCATCGGCCGTCAGCGCTTCCAGACGGAGACGGACAACTCCTACCTCGCCAACCAGGCCGCGGTGGGCGGTGAGCTGAAGACGGGCTTCCTCAAGCACAGCGCGAACGCGGGCGTCGAGCTGACGTGGGAGAAGCGCAGCCAGGGCCGTTTCAACCTCAACGCGGTGGGCCTGCCGACGGGGCCCAACCTCCCGGCGGACCTGTTCGACCCGGACGCGAACCCGGACCTGTCCGCGGTGTCACCGGTGTTCTCCAGCTCAAGCGTGAGCGTGCAGCGGACGCTGGGCCTCTACGTCGCGGACCAGATCGAACTGGGCCCCTACGTGGAGCTGTTGGGCTCGCTGCGCTGGGACGTGTTCAACACCGACTACGTCTCCACGGCCGCGACGGGCGCGAAGTCCCGCTTGCAGAGCAGCGACCACCTCCTCAACTGGCGCGCGGGCGTCGTCGTTCACCCGGTGGAGAAGGTGAGCGTCTACGGCATGTACGGCACCTCCGCGAGCCCGTCCGCCGAGCTGGGCACGCTGGCCGCGGACACCGTGAGCCTGGAGCCGGAGAAGAACACCATCATCGAGGCGGGCGCGAAGGCGGACCTGCTCGAGGAGCGGCTGGGTGTCACCGCGGCCGTGTTCCGCATCAACAAGACGGATGCGCGCGTGCCCAACACCAACCCGGAGGGCCCGCCGCAGGTGCTCGCCGGTGAGCAGCGCGTGCAGGGCTTCAACGTCGGCCTGTCCGGCACCATCGTCGAGCGATGGAAGGTGCTCGCCAACTACACGCTGATGGACTCCGCCATCGTCGAGCACACGACGCCGTACATGGTCGGCCAGCGGCTGCCCAACACGCCTCGCCACAGCATCTCGCTGTGGACGACCTACTCTCCGCTGAAGGACTTCACGTTGGGCGGCGGCGCCGTCTATCAGGATGTGACGAGCGTCAACAACCCGACCTCGGCCGCGGCGGCGACGAACTACGTGCCGAACTTCTGGCGCTTCGACGCCTTCGCGAGCTACGCGTTCGGCAAGGCGCTGGTCCAGCTCAACGTCTACAACCTCACCGACACGCTGTACTACGACCAGTACTACGCCGGTCACGCCGTTCCCGCCGAGGGCGTGTCGGGCCTGCTGACGGCTCGCTACCGCTTCGACTGA
- a CDS encoding PepSY-associated TM helix domain-containing protein: MVLPFRKTLFWIHLAVGVVTGIVVAVMSVTGVALAFQPQVIAWAESEARTVSAPGADARRLSVEELMAKVREARPEAQVSGITVYPSETASAQVALGRTAVLYVNPYSGEVRDSGSQGWRAFFHLMEEWHRWLATGGDNRAVGKAITGGANAGFLFLALSGLYLWWPRNWSRKAVRSVVWFRGGLKGKARDFNWHNVMGFWMMPVLVVLTASGMVISYKWASDLVYTVTGNEVPAQGGGGVKVPAPETGAERKTVSAMLSTVQEQVPTWASITYRIPAPPKGGQGKPGEQAGSRGGGESRGGAPDTQETPGPAKVDAVSFSVKEKDGWPLFAATQVSVDPFTGQVAKREGYADLNSGRQARSWLRFLHTGEALGWPGQLLAAIASLAGAFLVWTGFALSWRRFFPRRQRAEEPSHTGESETPA, encoded by the coding sequence ATGGTTCTTCCGTTCCGCAAGACACTCTTCTGGATTCACCTGGCCGTGGGCGTCGTCACGGGCATCGTCGTCGCTGTCATGTCGGTGACGGGGGTGGCGCTGGCATTCCAGCCGCAGGTCATCGCGTGGGCGGAGTCCGAGGCGCGCACCGTGTCCGCTCCGGGCGCGGACGCGCGGCGGCTGTCCGTCGAGGAGCTGATGGCGAAGGTGCGCGAGGCCCGGCCGGAGGCCCAGGTGTCGGGCATCACGGTGTATCCGTCCGAGACGGCGTCCGCGCAGGTCGCGCTGGGGCGCACGGCGGTGCTCTACGTGAACCCCTACTCGGGCGAGGTGCGCGACAGCGGCTCACAGGGGTGGCGTGCGTTCTTTCACCTGATGGAAGAGTGGCACCGGTGGCTCGCGACCGGAGGCGACAACCGCGCGGTGGGCAAGGCCATCACGGGGGGCGCCAACGCGGGCTTCCTGTTCCTGGCGCTGTCGGGGCTCTACCTGTGGTGGCCGCGCAACTGGTCGCGCAAGGCCGTGCGGTCGGTGGTGTGGTTCCGCGGCGGGTTGAAGGGCAAGGCGCGCGACTTCAACTGGCACAACGTGATGGGCTTCTGGATGATGCCCGTGCTCGTGGTCCTCACCGCGTCCGGAATGGTCATCTCGTACAAGTGGGCGAGTGACCTGGTCTACACGGTGACGGGCAACGAGGTGCCCGCGCAGGGCGGTGGAGGCGTCAAGGTCCCCGCGCCGGAGACCGGGGCCGAGCGCAAGACGGTGAGCGCGATGCTGTCCACTGTCCAGGAGCAGGTCCCCACCTGGGCGAGCATCACCTACCGGATTCCGGCGCCGCCCAAGGGCGGGCAGGGCAAGCCGGGTGAACAGGCCGGCTCGAGGGGCGGAGGCGAGTCGCGCGGCGGCGCACCCGACACGCAAGAGACTCCGGGCCCCGCGAAGGTCGACGCCGTTTCGTTCAGCGTGAAGGAGAAGGATGGCTGGCCGCTGTTCGCCGCCACGCAGGTCTCCGTGGATCCTTTCACCGGGCAGGTCGCGAAGCGCGAGGGCTACGCGGACCTGAACTCGGGACGCCAAGCGCGCTCGTGGCTGCGCTTCCTCCACACGGGTGAGGCGCTGGGCTGGCCAGGGCAGCTCCTTGCCGCCATTGCCTCGCTCGCGGGGGCCTTCCTGGTCTGGACCGGCTTCGCCCTCTCATGGCGACGCTTCTTCCCGAGGCGCCAGCGCGCCGAGGAGCCCTCGCACACGGGCGAATCGGAGACCCCCGCCTAG
- a CDS encoding Fe2+-dependent dioxygenase — protein sequence MMLHIPNVLTAAEVARCRAVMEKADWTDGRVTAGHQSAQVKQNLQLPEGSAAARELGELVLMGLERSPLFISAVLPQRVFPPLFNRYDTSMHFGSHVDGAIRPIPGTAQRVRTDVSATLFLSEPDSYDGGELVVEDTYGHHSVKLPAGDLIIYPSTSLHHVTPVTRGARLASFFWIQSMVRDVSKRALLFDMDTAIMQLNREVPKSPSLVMLTGVYHNLLRQWAEP from the coding sequence ATGATGTTGCACATTCCAAACGTCCTGACCGCGGCCGAGGTGGCCCGCTGCCGCGCGGTGATGGAGAAGGCGGACTGGACGGACGGCCGAGTCACGGCCGGCCACCAGTCTGCGCAGGTGAAGCAGAACCTCCAGCTCCCGGAAGGAAGCGCGGCCGCGCGGGAGTTGGGAGAGCTGGTGCTGATGGGGCTGGAGCGAAGTCCGCTCTTCATCTCCGCCGTGTTGCCTCAGCGTGTCTTCCCGCCTCTGTTCAACCGCTACGACACGAGCATGCACTTCGGCTCACACGTGGACGGCGCCATCCGGCCCATTCCGGGGACGGCGCAGCGCGTGCGCACCGACGTGTCGGCCACGCTCTTCCTCTCGGAGCCGGACAGCTACGACGGGGGAGAGCTGGTGGTGGAGGACACCTACGGGCACCATTCGGTGAAGCTGCCCGCGGGGGACCTCATCATCTACCCGTCGACCAGCCTGCACCACGTGACGCCGGTGACTCGGGGCGCGAGGCTGGCTTCGTTCTTCTGGATTCAGAGCATGGTGCGGGACGTGTCCAAGCGCGCGCTGCTGTTCGACATGGACACCGCCATCATGCAGCTCAACAGGGAGGTGCCCAAGAGCCCCTCCCTGGTCATGTTGACGGGCGTCTACCACAACCTGCTCCGCCAATGGGCGGAGCCCTGA